TCAGAAGGATCGTCGAAAGGTGCAGGCGGGGGTTCAGGTGCTTCTGGATCATGCGGACACTCCCCAGAAGCTGGCTCAGACCCTCGAGCGCGTAGTACTCGCACTGAATGGGGATCAGCAGCTCGCTCGCGGCGGTGAAGGCATTGATGGTGAGCAGTCCCAGCGAGGGGGGGCAGTCGATGAGGACGATGTCGATGCGTTCCGACGTGGTGGCGAGGAAATCGTCGAGCGCCGTGCGCAGGCGGTGCTCGCGCGCCACCTGCGACACGAGTTCGATCTCTGCTCCGGCGAGGTGGATCGTGCTGGGAGCGCACAGCAGATTCGGTGACTCCGGGCTGACCTGGATGATGTCAGCGAGGGGGAACTCGTCGATGAGCACGTCGTAGACGCTGGGGATGTCGGCGGAGTGTGGCACACCCAGCGCGGTGGACGCGTTTCCCTGCGGGTCGAGATCGATCACCAGAACACGCGCTCCGAGCGATGCCAGCGCGGCCGCGAGGTTCACGGTGGTCGTCGTCTTTCCGACGCCACCCTTCTGGTTCGATACCGTGAAGACACGCGTGGCGCCCGTGAACTCGACGTCGACGGCATCCAACGCCTTCCGGCGCGACGTGAGGTCGGCGAGTTCGCGAGCGATCGGGCTGTCGTCGATGGAGAAGGGTGCGGGTGCGGTCGCGTTCTCCGATTCCGGCACCATCAACTCCTGTC
The DNA window shown above is from Microbacterium laevaniformans and carries:
- a CDS encoding ParA family protein, translated to MPESENATAPAPFSIDDSPIARELADLTSRRKALDAVDVEFTGATRVFTVSNQKGGVGKTTTTVNLAAALASLGARVLVIDLDPQGNASTALGVPHSADIPSVYDVLIDEFPLADIIQVSPESPNLLCAPSTIHLAGAEIELVSQVAREHRLRTALDDFLATTSERIDIVLIDCPPSLGLLTINAFTAASELLIPIQCEYYALEGLSQLLGSVRMIQKHLNPRLHLSTILLTMYDGRTRLAQQVADEVRQHFPREVLRTVIPRSVRVSEAPSFGQTVIAYDGQSAGAVSYREAAVELVQRAQRAPANEENS